Below is a genomic region from Spirosoma radiotolerans.
CTACCGGGACAAAAAAATCGAAACCAACGATGTTATGTTCGCCGATCAATCGGTGTTCGATGTCTTTACGTTTCCTTTTCTCTACGGCAATCCGGCTACGGCGCTGGCTCAGCCCGAACGTATTGTAATCACTAAAACCCTCGCCGAGAAGTTGTTTGGCGATGCGTCCAAAGCTGTCGGGCAACCGATCGAATTCAGCAATCACTTTGCCAATATCGTAACTGGAGTTATTGCCGATGTACCGACGAATTCACACCTGCAATTCAGCGCCCTGCGGTCGATGCCAACCAACTACACCAACGGCTGGCAGAATTTCGAGTTGTACACCTACGTATTACTCAATAAAGCCGCCGATGTCAAAGGCCTGGAAGCCAAGTTAGCTGGCTTCTTCCCCAAATACCTGAAGAAGGAAATGGGCGATGGCGTGACCTACCGGATGGAACTCCAGCCATTGCCCTCCATTCACCTCCACTCGCATCTAGACTACGAAGCCAGCGCCAATGGCAATAGCCAAACCGTTTACATTTTTGCGCTGGTAGCCGCCCTTATTTTGCTCCTGGCGGGTATTAACTACGTGAATCTGTACACCGTCCGGTCGATAGGTCGACTGCGTGAAGTGGGCGTTCGGAAAGCGATTGGCTCGCAACGGAGCCAACTTGTAGGGCAGTTCATCACCGAGTCGGTGCTGATGGCGCTGCTGGCCAGCCTCGTTGGCATCGTATTTGCCAACATGGCCTTACCGCTGTTCAATGAGTTGGCCGATAAGTCATTGTCACTGACACTCTACGGCCCGTGGCTGATGCTGGGTGTTGTGGCGCTGTTTGCCTTATTGTTAGGGGTGGGGAGCGGAATTTATCCGGCTTTAGTTTTATCCGGATTCCGAACGGTAGTGGCGCTGAAAGGGCAAACGAGCAGCAAGATTGGCGGCATTGGCTTTAGGAAGGCGCTGGTGGTCTTTCAATTTGTAGCGGCTGTGGGTTTGATTGCCTGTTCGTGGGTCATCTACCAGCAAATGGGCTACGTGCTTCACAAAGACCTAGGGTTCAACAAAGATCAGGTGCTTACCTTCCACCTGGAAAGCGAAGCCGCCCGCAAACAGATTCAATCGCTGAAAGAAGAATTACGAAAAAGCCCGCTCATCGAAGCGGTATCAGGGGCAAGCAACCCCATTGGCAATAACAACATCGGTATGAAAGGGATGATCTTCGAGCAAAACGGGGTTATGCCTACCGGTACGCAGGCCGTCCAGAAATTTGCTGTCGATGCAGACTACCTGAACACCTTACAAATTAAGCTGAAGCAGGGTCGTAATTTCTCGGAATCGTTTCCCGGCGATGCCATGGGAGCGGTTCTGGTCAATGAAGCACTGGTAAAAAAAATGGGCTGGACATCTCCTATTGGCAAACGCGTCAAATCTTATCTTGATAAAGATAAGTTGTTTGAAGCGCAGGTTATTGGTGTGGTTGGGGACTTTCATACGTATTCTCTCCAGCACAAAATAGAACCCCTGGTGTTAGACATGCCCGCCCCGTTTGAAAAGGACAATCTCTACATCCGCATCCGGCCCGGTGAAGCCAAAGAAGCCCTGGCCTACATCCAAACGGTTTACCAGCAGTTCGACCCGTCGGCCAGCCCCAGTTTCCACTTTCTGGATGAGAACTTCTCCCAACAGTACAAAGCCGAGCAAAAGCAGGGACAATTGTTGCTTTCGTTTACAATCCTGGCGGTCCTGATTGCCTGTCTGGGCTTGTTCGGACTAGCCGCCCTGGCTGCCGAAGCGCGCACCAAAGAAATTGGCATCCGCAAAGTGTTAGGAGCCTCCGTGATCAGCATCGTGTCCCTACTCTCCAAAGATTTCCTGAAGCTGGTCATTATCGCGATTGTCATTTCCACACCAATAGCGTGGTACGCCATGAGTCAATGGTTGCAGAGTTTTGCTTACAAAGTGGA
It encodes:
- a CDS encoding ABC transporter permease, whose amino-acid sequence is MFRSYLKIAFRNLWKNRLFSTLNVVGMGVGIAAVGLMVLYVWHELSYDRFNANADRIFRVVQYAQWAGGNLQLAPTSAPFAGALKNDYPAIEKTVRLYPEGGGLITYRDKKIETNDVMFADQSVFDVFTFPFLYGNPATALAQPERIVITKTLAEKLFGDASKAVGQPIEFSNHFANIVTGVIADVPTNSHLQFSALRSMPTNYTNGWQNFELYTYVLLNKAADVKGLEAKLAGFFPKYLKKEMGDGVTYRMELQPLPSIHLHSHLDYEASANGNSQTVYIFALVAALILLLAGINYVNLYTVRSIGRLREVGVRKAIGSQRSQLVGQFITESVLMALLASLVGIVFANMALPLFNELADKSLSLTLYGPWLMLGVVALFALLLGVGSGIYPALVLSGFRTVVALKGQTSSKIGGIGFRKALVVFQFVAAVGLIACSWVIYQQMGYVLHKDLGFNKDQVLTFHLESEAARKQIQSLKEELRKSPLIEAVSGASNPIGNNNIGMKGMIFEQNGVMPTGTQAVQKFAVDADYLNTLQIKLKQGRNFSESFPGDAMGAVLVNEALVKKMGWTSPIGKRVKSYLDKDKLFEAQVIGVVGDFHTYSLQHKIEPLVLDMPAPFEKDNLYIRIRPGEAKEALAYIQTVYQQFDPSASPSFHFLDENFSQQYKAEQKQGQLLLSFTILAVLIACLGLFGLAALAAEARTKEIGIRKVLGASVISIVSLLSKDFLKLVIIAIVISTPIAWYAMSQWLQSFAYKVDLAWWVFALAGLLAVGVALLTVGFQSVKAALTNPIESLKSE